Proteins from one Coregonus clupeaformis isolate EN_2021a chromosome 29, ASM2061545v1, whole genome shotgun sequence genomic window:
- the LOC121544476 gene encoding zinc finger protein 726-like: MVLSPQFFPCPHCTISFTDYFFLESHIKNKHQKQYLAMLKSQVSKSKTVYGPTHSCPHCSDMFHTPRQLDIHTCEAHPSALPRKPAHPHRVPGKLHPCPQCARRFPYLGTLLKHCKNLHKMAVVRIDGRFENCWGLGPHQCHEPEGTKPKDIKPVICLEVGFHCSECGKILTTPTSLNTHMRIHTGEKPYECKECGKRFSNGSSLGKHLLIHKGVK; this comes from the exons ATGG TTTTGTCTCCTCAGTTCTTCCCTTGTCCACACTGCACCATCTCCTTTACTGACTATTTCTTCCTGGAGAGTCACATCAAGAACAAACACCAGAAGCAGTACCTGGCCATGTTGAAAAGCCAAGTCTCAAAGAGTAAAACAGTGTACGGCCCCACACACAGCTGTCCCCACTGTAGCGACATGTTCCATACACCACGACAGCTAGACATCCACACCTGCGAGGCCCACCCCTCTGCCCTTCCCCGGAAACCTGCCCATCCCCACAGGGTTCCGGGGAAACTCCACCCCTGCCCGCAGTGTGCCCGCAGATTCCCGTACCTGGGCACCTTGCTGAAGCACTGCAAGAATTTGCACAAAATGGCCGTTGTTCGCATCGATGGACGCTTTGAGAATTGCTGGGGACTGGGGCCTCACCAGTGTCACGAACCAGAGGGCACTAAACCTAAGGACATTAAGCCTGTGATCTGTCTGGAAGTCGGCTTCCATTGCTCCGAATGTGGCAAGATCCTCACTACTCCTACGAGTCTGAACACTCACATGCGCATCCAcaccggagagaagccttacgAATGCAAAGAGTGCGGCAAAAGATTCTCGAACGGCAGCAGTTTAGGCAAACACCTGCTGATACACAAGGGGGTCAAATAA